Proteins encoded together in one Candidatus Angelobacter sp. window:
- a CDS encoding P1 family peptidase, with product MSQPRARNLDVPFEGTPGPLDAITDVSGVEVGFQTLISGSGKLVVGQGPVRTGVTAVFPRGKNSIDPVFAGWFTENGNGEMTGTTWVEESGFLTGPVLITNTHSVGVVRDAVISWEFHHGFQAPTEDWWSLPVVAETWDGYLNDINGFHVTPADAFAAMDSAHGGVIEEGNVGGGTGMICFEFKGGTGTSSRKLSDKFGGYTVGVLVQCNFGSRHLLRIAGVPVGQEIPGTPIWSLHGNPAVEDRGSIIVVVATDAPLLPTQLKRLARRVTLGLGRLGSISGDGSGDIFIGFSTANPGAGLAQKPSQVTMMPNDHMDPLFEATVQAVEEAVVNAMVAAKTMTGINNRTVEALPHDRLRELLKKYNRLSSTQ from the coding sequence ATGAGTCAGCCCCGCGCACGCAACCTTGACGTCCCCTTTGAGGGCACACCCGGTCCTCTCGATGCCATCACAGACGTTTCGGGCGTTGAAGTGGGCTTCCAAACCCTCATTTCAGGCTCGGGAAAACTTGTCGTCGGACAGGGACCCGTGCGCACGGGCGTGACCGCCGTTTTTCCGCGCGGCAAAAACTCTATCGATCCTGTTTTCGCCGGCTGGTTCACGGAAAACGGCAACGGTGAAATGACGGGCACCACTTGGGTCGAGGAGTCCGGCTTTCTCACCGGCCCCGTGCTTATCACCAACACGCACAGCGTCGGCGTCGTGCGCGATGCCGTAATCAGTTGGGAATTCCACCACGGCTTTCAAGCGCCCACGGAAGATTGGTGGTCGCTGCCCGTGGTCGCCGAAACCTGGGACGGCTATTTGAACGACATCAACGGCTTCCACGTCACGCCCGCGGATGCGTTCGCGGCAATGGACAGCGCCCACGGAGGCGTAATTGAAGAGGGCAATGTCGGCGGCGGCACGGGTATGATCTGTTTTGAATTCAAAGGAGGAACGGGCACCTCCTCCCGCAAACTCTCCGACAAGTTCGGCGGCTACACCGTTGGCGTACTTGTTCAGTGCAATTTTGGCTCACGTCACCTGCTGCGAATTGCTGGAGTGCCCGTCGGCCAGGAAATACCAGGAACACCGATCTGGTCGCTGCACGGCAATCCAGCCGTCGAAGATCGCGGTTCGATCATTGTCGTTGTCGCCACGGATGCTCCGCTTCTCCCGACGCAACTCAAACGCCTCGCCCGTCGTGTGACCCTTGGTCTCGGCCGCCTTGGCAGCATTTCCGGCGACGGCTCCGGCGACATTTTCATCGGCTTCTCCACGGCGAATCCCGGCGCGGGCCTCGCGCAAAAGCCATCGCAAGTGACGATGATGCCAAACGATCACATGGACCCACTCTTCGAAGCTACTGTCCAGGCGGTCGAAGAAGCCGTCGTCAACGCCATGGTCGCGGCAAAAACCATGACCGGCATTAACAACCGCACAGTCGAGGCACTCCCCCACGATCGTTTGCGCGAACTGCTCAAGAAATATAATCGCCTGTCTTCAACTCAATAG